The Urbifossiella limnaea nucleotide sequence GACGGGGAGGAGTACCGGCCCCTCCCGGCCGCCTACGCCAACACCTGGCTCAACCACCCCGGCGAGGCCGCCCGCCTCCCGCCCGTCACACTGTTCACCCTCGTCCCCGTCTACACCCCCGACTGGCGCCTCGCCCGCCCCGGGTACGACCCGGCCACCGGCATCTACTCCGCCGCCCTGCCGGTCGAGCCGCGAGCCGGCACCGCGCACCTCGACCGGCTCCTCGCCGAGTTCTGCTTCCGCGGCCCGGCCGACCGCACCAACTACGTCGGCGTCCTCGTGACCGCGCTCCTCGGCCCCCACTTCGTCGGGTCCAAGCCGGCCGTCCTGTTCACCGGCAACCAGCCCGGGCTCGGCAAGACCATCCTCGCCCAAGTGATCGCCATCCTCCGCGACGGCCGGCCGACCGAGACGGCCACGTACAACCCGAACGACGAGGAGTTCGAGAAGCGGCTCGGGGCGATCGTCCGCCGCGGGGCCACCACCATCGTGGTGGACAACGCCAAGGGCCGGGGCCGCGCCCCGCGGATCGATTCCGCGTGCCTGGAGCGGTCGATCACCGACGAGGTGCTGTCGTTCCGGCTCCTCGGGCACTCGCGTGAGATCCGGGCGGAGAACTCCCACCAGTTCTGCCTGACGGCGAACACCCCGGACGTGAGCCGGGACCTGGTGTCCCGGAGCGTGGTGGTCGGGCTGTACCACGAGGGGGACCCGGCCCGGCGGGCGTTCGACTTGCCCGACCCGGAGGGGTACGCCCTGGCCCACCGGGCCGAGTTGCTCGGCGAGCTGGCCGGGCTGGTCGAGCGGTGGCGCGCGGCCGGGTCCCCGCGGGCGGAGGCGCGGTCGCGGTTCAACAAGAAGGGGTGGGGGCCGGTGGTCGGCGGCATCCTCCGGCACGGCGGGTTTCCGGACTTTCTGGGGAACGCGGGGGCGGCGGCCGCCGAGTTGGACGACACCCGGCGGGAGTTCGCGGACCTGGTGGCGGCGCTGGCGGACCACCCGCAGGGGACGTGGACGGCGGCCGAGCTGGCGGACCTGGCCGCCCGGCTGCGGCTGTTCGGGGCGGACGCGGGGAAGGAATCGGGGCGGGCGGTGGCGACGCGGGTCGGCATCCTGGCGGGGCGGTTCGTGGGCGAGTCGTTCCCCCTGGACGACGGCCGGCGGGCGGAGTTCCAGCGGGTGCCGGACCGGAAGGGGAACCTATACCGGGTGGCCGTCCACGATCCCGAGGACGGCCGTGGCGATTGACGACCGACGGGCAACTTGCCCCCGGCATCACGGCCGGAACTTCTCGAAGGCCGTGCCGTTGAACCGGTACGCACCGCCGTTGTGCGTCCCGAGCCACACGACGCCCCGGTTGTCCCGGTACACGGCGAACACCTCGACCGGGGTGTCCCCGTCCTTGATGGGGTAGTGGACCTTCCGCTTCCCGTCGTACTGGAACGCGCCCGCCCGCAGCGCCGCCGTCCACAACTTGCCGGCCCCGTCTTCGACGATCGACATGCCCTCGACAATGGTCCCTTCCGCGCGCGGCTGGAGCCGGCCGATGTCGGCGACCGCCTGGAAGCCGGTGAGCGAGCGGTGCCCGCTGTAGGTGAACCAGAAGTTGCCGTTCCGGTCCTCGAGGACGGACCGGACCGGCGCCTCCACGAGGGTGCGGTCCGTGAGCCACTCGAACGACGTCCCGTCGTACCGGCACACGCCGACGGACGTGCACCCGAACCACACGCGGCCCTTGCTGTCCCGAACGACGCAGTACACGTCGTACGGGTTGTAGACCGCGTTCGGGAACTTCGAGCGGGGCATCCTCTCGAAGTGCTCGTCGCCGAGCTTCGTCCGCGGGAACTCCAGCCGGTGGAGCGCCCGGCCGTCGTACCGGAAGACTACCCCCGCGTCCGGCGCCCCCACGAACCACAGGTCGTCCGGCCGGAGTTTCCACCCCGCCGGGTCGGCCGTCGCCGGGGCGGACAGGGTCGAGAACGCCCGCCCGTCGAACCGGCTGATGCCCGCGTAGGTGGTGAAGTAGACGTTCCCGGCCTTGTCCTCCTGGACCCCCCGGATCTGGTTGCTGACCAGCCCGCCCGTCGTCGTGAAGTTGACCAGGGTCTTCCCGTCGTACCGGTACACGCCCCGGTCGTTGCTCCCGAACCAGTAGTCTCCGCTCTTGGCGTGGAACACGTACATCACGCTCCGGCCCAACTCCGCGACGACTTCGCCCCTGGCGGCGGGGGCCTTCTCGGTCGCCGGCCGGTCCTGACCGGCAGCACCTGCGACGACCGCGGCGACGAGGGCCACGGCCGCCGACGCGCGAAGTCCGTTGGTGAACAGGCCCATCTCTTCCTCCACGGTCGTCGGGCCGGATACGCTTCGCACCGCCGGCGAAGGTGCGCCCTGTACGTGAGAACCGCCACCGGGGTTCTGTCCCCCGGGCCCGGCGCCACCTGCCGAACCTCGGGGCGGTTGCCGAACCTCTGCCGAACCTCTGAAATCAGAGGTTCGGCACCTTTAACCACCACACCCGCATGTCCTTGCGTCGTTTTGCCGAACCTGCCAAACCTCTAACGGTAAGCACCCTTCACGCACGCGTGCGCCCGGGCGCGTGCGCGCGCCCGCGTATGTACCGACTTACCTGTTAAGGTTCGGCAGGTTCGGCAACTCGTCGCAAGATGTTGTGGGTCTGCATGTTAAGTGTGCCGAACCTCTGAAATCAGAGGTTCGGCAAGGTTCGGCAAGGTTCGGCACCGAGTCATAACTCGTTGCGAGATTGCAAGTTAAGTGTGCCGAACCTCTGAAACGCCTTGGTTTCTAGGTGTTTTCGTCAGCCGCCACCGGTCAGTTACCCGCGCGTGAACGACACACTCGAGGCCGTCCGTCGCTTTCTCGACCGACTGCGTATTTCCCGGGTACGGGATGCTCCGCACGTTGCGAGGGGGTGGCCGATGGACGTGGAGATGTGGCCGGTCGGGAGGCTGAAGCCGTACCCGCAGAACCCCCGGCACAACGACGCCGGGGTGGACGCCGTCGCGGCGTCGCTCAAGGAGTTCGGGTTCCGCCAGCCGATCGTCGTGGACGAGGACGACGTGGTGGTCGTCGGCCACACGCGACTCAAGGGGGCGTTGAAGCTCGGGCTCGCCGAGGTGCCGGTCCACGTCGCCCGCGGCCTCACCCCCGAGCAGGTCCGGGCGTACCGGATCGCCGACAACCAGACCGCGACGCTGTCCGCCTGGGACGACGGGCTGCTCGCCCAGGAACTTGCGGTGCTCCAGGCGGCCGACTTCGACCTCGGCCTCACCGGGTTCGCCGAGGACGACCTGCTGGCGCTGCTCGCCGACCCGCCCGCGGCGGCGACCGGCGACCCGGACGACGTGCCCGAGCCGCCGGCCGTGCCGGTCACCCGGCCCGGCGACCTGTGGGCCGTCGGCCGCCACCGCCTCCTCTGCGGTGACGCGACGAAGCCCGCCGACGTAGCCCGGGTGCTGGGCGGCGAGCCGGCCGACGTGCTGCTGACGGACCCGCCGTACAACGTCGCCTACGAGGGCGGCACCGCCGACCGCCTGACGATCGCCAACGACGACCTGTCCGACGACGACTTCCAGCAGTTCCTCGTCTCGGCCCTCTCGGCGGCCCGCTCGCACCTCCGCCCCGGCGGCGGGTTCTACGTGTGGCACGCCGACACCTACGGGCTGTCCGTCCGCCGGGCTGCGGCCGAGGCCGGGCTCCGCGTGCGGCAGTGCCTGGTGTGGGTGAAGCCTTCGCTCGTGCTGGGCCGGCAGGACTACCAGTGGCGCCACGAGCCGTGCCTGTACGGGTGGGCCGACGGCGCCCCCCACACCTGGCTCGGCGGCCGCGCCCAGACGACCGTGCTCGAGTTCGACAAGCCGGCCCGGAACGCCGAGCACCCCACCATGAAGCCGGTCGCGCTGTTCGGGGCGCTGCTCGCCAACAGCTGCCCGGCCGGCGGGGTGGTCCTCGACCCCTTCGGCGGGAGCGGCACCACCCTCGTCGCCGCCGAGCAGGCCGGGCGGGCCGCGCGGCTGATCGAGGTCGACCCGCGGTACGGCGACGTGGTGCTGGCCCGGGCCGCGGCGACGTTCGGCGACGCCGTACCGGTGCGGCTGCTCGAAGGCGACGCGGAAGTGGCCTACGCCGACGTGGTGGCCCGCCGCCGGGCCGATGCGGCCGCGGCGTAGCCGGTACGATCGGGGGGCCTGCCGATGCGGCTCAGGAGGCGCGTGGGGGCGGTCGCGACGGCTCTGATAGGGACGGCCGGCTGCCCCGGCCGCGGGGTGGTGAACCGGCTCGCCGCCGACGAGGACGCCGACCCGCCACCCTGCCCCGCGTGCGGCGGGTGCCACGTGCTGGTGGTCGAGGAGGTCGTGGTCTGGGCTGCCGAACCCGTCGGCGGCCTGGTGTAGGGGGCGGGAACCCGCCCGGACCCTGCAACAGGGCTGCAAAAGTCTGCAACTCGGGGGCGTGCGGAGGGGGTGCCGTGGTCGCGCAGCGGAAGAGGAACGATGACGCGGTGGTGCTGGCCCTCGCGTGCGGGGCGACGGTCGAGGCTGCCGCGAAGCAGGGCGGAGTGTCCGAGCGTACGGTCTACACCCGGCTCCGCGACCCCGAGTTCCAGAAGCGGATCAAGGAGGCCCGGACCGACCTCGTCCGGCGGTCCGCAGGCCTCCTGTCGGCCGCATCCGGCGAGGCCGTCCGCACCCTGCTGGCGCTGATGAAGGAGTCGGCCCCTCCGGCGACGCGGCTGGGGGCGGCGAAGGCGGTGCTGGAGGTCGGGCTGAAGATCCGGGAGCTGGCCGACCTGGAGGCCGAGCTGCGGGACCTGGAGGAGAAGGTCAAGGCCCTCGGCCCGCCGGACGGCGGGGGGAGGCGGTGGTGAACATCCGCGGGCGGGTGGCGCGGCTGCGGGCCGGGCTGGCCGGGCGGGGCGGGGACGACCTGGCCCACATCGTGGTGTGGGTGCCGGCCGGGGGCGACCCGGACGGCCGGCCGCCGGGGGTGTACCGGACGGGCGGCGTCCTCGACGTGGTGTACGAGGGGGACGGGCCCGACCCGGTCCTGCGGACTCGGGTGATGGAGCAGGCAGCGCCGGCGGCACTGGAGATTGTACTCGGGCGGGAGGTCGTCGCGGCACCGACGGAGGAGCCCGCGTGAGCACCCACGCCCTCGGCCGCCGCCTCGCCGACCTCGCCCGCCGCCAAGCCGCGGCCGCCGCGCGGCACGCGGCTGTCAACGCCGCGGTGGACACGGAGCACGAGAAGCGGGTGGCGTTCCTGATGATGGTGCCGGAGGACCTGCGGATGGCGGTGGGGATCGCCCTGAGCGACCCCGACGGCGACGACGCCCTCCACTCGTGGGCGCTGTGGCCGTTCGCCCGGTGGGCCGTCGCGCCAGCCGGGTTCCAGTTCCCGCGGGCGCTAGTCGAGTGGCTGCTGGCCCGGCCGCACGCCTGGTTCCTCGGCCACCACTGCGAGCGGTGCGGGCTCGGGGTGCCGCTCCTGAGCACCGACTCCCGCGACCCGAGCCCGCCGCCGTCGATCGTCGTCTTCCCGACGTGCCCGGCCTGCGGCGGGGTCACCTCCCACGCCGCCAACTGGTGGACGGAGCCGCCGCCATGACGTTGCACGACCGGGTGGCCAGGCTGACCCGGCGGCTGCCGGGGCGGCGGCCGAAGGGGGTGCCGACCGACCCGGTGGCGCTGCTGGCCGGGCTGGCGGCCGGGACGGTGTCGATGGCCGACTTCGACCGGGCGGACGCCGATCAGATGAACGCGGTGGCGTACGCGGCGGCGCTGCTGATCGCCCGGACCGGCGTGGGAGGGTCGCGATGACCCGCGGGCGGCTGGCCCGTCTCGGCCGGGCGGTGTTCCTGCCGACGACCTGCACTGCCGCCGCGCCCGTGCGGCTGCGGTCCCCCGCCGACGTGCTGGCCCTGCTGGAGGCCGAGACCGCCCGCGTCCGCGCCGACTCTGCTGCCGACCCGGTCGCCCGGGCGCGGGCCGTCGGCACCCTCGCCCGCGTCGCGCTCAGTGCGATTGAGGCTGACCAGATGGCTGCTCGGGTGGCCGCGCTGGAGGCCGTCCTGGCCCGGAGGAGGCCCGCGTGACCGCCGACCGCCTTGCCCGCCACTACGACTTGCTCCGGCCCGAGGAGCGGCTGGCGCTGATGCTGGCGGCGAGCGGGCGCGGCGACGACGTGGAGCACGAGCGGCTCGTCGCGGCCGCGCCCCGCCTGACCGTGGCCGTGCCCGACACGTTTCCCCGGGCGATGGCGTTCCGCGAGGTCCTCGACCGGCACCGGGCCGAGCGGCTCGAACTCGCCGCCCGGTTCTTCCAGACGAAGCGCCTCGCGGAGGACTTCGACGAGGGGCCGGGCGGGCGGATGGGGAACGTCGCCAGGGCCTACGGCTACCTCCTCCTGGCCGCCCGGGACGGGTGGGCCGCGTTCTGCGAACGGGAGATGCTGCCGTGCGGCGGGCTGGAGGTGGCGCTGGTCGGCGGGGACGTGCTCCGGATGGCCGAGGACGAGGCTGAAGGGGACGCCGTCACCGCCGAAGAGGTGGCCGGGATGATCGCCGCCCGGGGCGGGCCGGCGGGCGCGGTGAAGGCGGCGGCGTCGGTGGCGGCGGAACTGGCGGAGGTGTTCGAGGAGAGGCTGGTGTGGTGGGAGGGCGAAGGCCGATGACGGTGCGCGGTCGGCTAGAGCGCCGCAAGGCTGACAACCTACCGCACGCGCTTCACACCGACTCCGCCCGACTGCCGGCGTGTGCCTACCCTTCCACGAACGTCCGCCGTGCCCGGTCGACGACCCACAGCCCCCCGCGGATGATCGGGATGCACCCGAACTGCGCCCACTCCCACCACTGCCGCGACAGCAGCTCGTGCCACTCCACCCCGATCAGGTCTTCGACGGCCCCGTCCACACGGGCCACGGCGGTGAACAGCCCGGCTACCCCCTTCAGGGTGAGCGCGGCCCCGGCCGTCGCGGCTACCGTCCACGCCTTCGTTGCCGTCGGCCGGACCGACAGGTAGACCTCGCCGCGTAACACCGCCCCCGGCGCCACTACGTCGTAGTCGAGCCGAACCAACTCGGTGAACAGCGGGTTGTCGACGACCGTCACGACGAACGGCCACTGCCGGGCGGTCTTCGCCGCCGGCTCGACCTCGACCCGGCCGGGGGCCGGGTAGAGCCGCACCGCCGTCGCCTGCGGGTGCGACGGCTCGACCACCAAGTGGTACCGGGCCTTGTTCCCCGACAGCGGGAACACCCCGCGGTCCGCGAGGATGCCGCCCGCCTTCCCCTCGCGGTCCACGGTCACCCGGTCGGTGGTGAGGAGACGCGGCTCGAGGAACCGGAACGGCGGGGGCGCGTCGGGGTGCGACCCCTCGTCGGCCGGGACCGCCCGCATCCGCCGGACGCCGACCGGCTCCCCGTCGATCACGGCCGAGCAGTCGAGCGCGACCTCGGGGCCGGTGACCACCAGGTCGAACCGGATCTCCCCGCCGGCGGGCAACCGCCGCTCCCGCCGGCGGAGCGGGCCGGCGCGAACGGCGTCGGCCGGGCCGACCGTGATCTCGACATCCGCCAGATCGGTTGCGGGGGTGGCGTTCGTGAACACCGCCTCCACCTTCACCGCGTTGCCGTACCCGCACACCCGGCTGAGGCGCACGTCGAGCGCTCGCTCCAGCGACGGCACGACCCGGAACGGGTGCGCCGGGAGGCGGACGACCTCGCGGTCGCGCGCCTCGCCGCCGACCGGGTTCGCCTGGAGGATCAGGTCGGCGGTGTCGGCCGGGCCGGCGGCCCGGTACTTGATGCCGACCGCCAGAGTGACCGCCTCGCCGGGGTTGAGGACGAGGTCCTGGGTGAACAGCTCGGTGCTCACCGCCGCCCGCCCCACGGAGGTGACCCCGCCGGCCGGCAGCCGCACCGCCCGCGGCGCCGCGACCGCCAGCACGACCGTGAACCGAACCCACGCCCACTCGCCCACCGGGACCGCGTCCGGCGGCGCGACCAACTCGACCGAGATCGGGGACGACACGGACCGCCTCCGCTGGGGTTCCGCGCCCGCCGGGCGCGTCAGTCCTGGCCCGCCGGCACCGGCCCGGCCGCGCCGGCGAG carries:
- a CDS encoding ligand-binding sensor domain-containing protein → MGLFTNGLRASAAVALVAAVVAGAAGQDRPATEKAPAARGEVVAELGRSVMYVFHAKSGDYWFGSNDRGVYRYDGKTLVNFTTTGGLVSNQIRGVQEDKAGNVYFTTYAGISRFDGRAFSTLSAPATADPAGWKLRPDDLWFVGAPDAGVVFRYDGRALHRLEFPRTKLGDEHFERMPRSKFPNAVYNPYDVYCVVRDSKGRVWFGCTSVGVCRYDGTSFEWLTDRTLVEAPVRSVLEDRNGNFWFTYSGHRSLTGFQAVADIGRLQPRAEGTIVEGMSIVEDGAGKLWTAALRAGAFQYDGKRKVHYPIKDGDTPVEVFAVYRDNRGVVWLGTHNGGAYRFNGTAFEKFRP
- a CDS encoding DNA modification methylase, translated to MDVEMWPVGRLKPYPQNPRHNDAGVDAVAASLKEFGFRQPIVVDEDDVVVVGHTRLKGALKLGLAEVPVHVARGLTPEQVRAYRIADNQTATLSAWDDGLLAQELAVLQAADFDLGLTGFAEDDLLALLADPPAAATGDPDDVPEPPAVPVTRPGDLWAVGRHRLLCGDATKPADVARVLGGEPADVLLTDPPYNVAYEGGTADRLTIANDDLSDDDFQQFLVSALSAARSHLRPGGGFYVWHADTYGLSVRRAAAEAGLRVRQCLVWVKPSLVLGRQDYQWRHEPCLYGWADGAPHTWLGGRAQTTVLEFDKPARNAEHPTMKPVALFGALLANSCPAGGVVLDPFGGSGTTLVAAEQAGRAARLIEVDPRYGDVVLARAAATFGDAVPVRLLEGDAEVAYADVVARRRADAAAA